A window of Coraliomargarita sinensis genomic DNA:
GGAACTTTGCCGTGATCGGGCCGGGCTTGCCGTCCCCTATCGGGCGGGCATCGACCTTCACAATCGGAATGATCTCGGCTGCCGTACCGGTCAGGAATAGCTCTTCCGCCACCCAGATGTCATAGCGCGTCAGGTTCGCCTCCCGCCAGGGCACTCCCAGATCTTCTGAAATTCCCAGGGCGGTATCGCGGGTGATCCCCTTCAGTGCCCCCGCGCTGGCCGAGGGCGTAATGAGCTCACCCTTGTGGATGACGAAAACATTATCCCCGGTGCACTCGGCAACGTGACCCTGGTCGTTCAGCATGATGGCCTCATGGTAGCCCAGATGCTGGGCCTCGATTTTGGCGAGGATGTTGTTGAGGTAGTTGAGCGACTTGACTGTCGGCGGCAGAGCTGCCGGATTGATGCGGCGGGTCGGCACCGTAATGATCTCCAGTCCCTTTTCGTAAAATTCCTGCGGATAGAGCTGAATCTTGTCCGCAATTATGATCAGTTGCGGCTTGTCGCAGTTTTTGATCGAGAGGCCAAGACTCCCCTCTCCACGCGTCACGACCAGACGGATATAACCATCTTTCAGGCCATTGGCCCGACAGGTCTCGCAGACCGCATCGGAAATCTCCTGGCGTGACCAGGGCAGCTCCAGCATGATCGCTTTGGCCGAATACTCCAGGCGCTCCAGATGCTCCTCCAGCTTAAAGACACAACTATCGTAGAGCCGGATACCCTCGAAAATGCCGTCGCCGTACAGTAAACCATGGTCGAAGACCGAGACCTTCGCCTCAGCTTGGTCGACCAACTTATCGTTCATAAAAATCTTCATAAAGCTCGTAGACAATGGAGGCTTTGTGCGGTTTGTCTAGTCCTCAACACCTCTCATCCAAAATGCATGATGACGCATCGGAGGCACCCCGCGTCAAAGATGTGTGTATGCCAGAGCGCGCCGAATCGGCGGAGGGCTCAGGCATCCGCAAACAAGGCGCAAAGGCACGGCCGAAGCCGTGCCTTGACCTCGAATTATGCCTCTTCGTATTGGCGCTGCAGCTCTTCAACCACACTCGGATCGGCCAGCGTAGTCGTGTTGCCCAGTTCCTTGCCTTCGGCGATATCCCGCAGCAAGCGGCGCATGATTTTACCGGAGCGGGTCTTGGGCAGATCGCTGGAAAAGAGAATTCGTTCGGGACGGGCAAACTTGCCGATACTCTTGTCAATCATCTCAACCAGCTCCTTACGTAGATGGTCGTCATGCTCGCGGCCCTGAATCACCGTCACAAAGGCGATCAAGCCCTGACCTTTGATTTCATGCGGCACACCAACGACGGCGGACTCGGCCACGTCCTTGTGCTCGACGAAGACACTTTCCAGTTCCGCCGTGCCGATTCGGTGACCGGACACATTGACCACATCGTCGACGCGCCCCAGAATCCAGATATAGCCATCCTTATCGCGGCGGGCCCCGTCACCGGGGAAGTAATATTTGCCGTCCCACTTACACCAGTAGGTATCCTTGAAACGTTCCGGATCACCGTAGATCCCGCGCAGAATACCGGGCCACGGTTTCTTGATCGCCAGGATGCCGGCGTCGACTTCCTCGCCCTCGTCGGTCAGGATGGCCGGCTCGATGCCGAAGAAAGGCACGGTGGCGCAACCGGGCTTGGTCGCAGTCGCACCGGGAATCGGTGTCAGCATATGGCCGCCGGTTTCGGTCTGCCACCAGGTATCGACAATCGGGCAACGCTCCGCACCCACTTGCTTGTGATACCAGATCCAGGCTTCGGGGTTAATGGGTTCACCCACAGTACCCAGCAGGCGAAGACTCGAGAGGTCGTGCTTCTCCAGCCACTTGTCACCCCATTTCATGAAGGCGCGAATCGCGGTCGGTGCGGTGTAAAAGATCGTAGCGCGGTATTTTTCCACGATCTCCCAGAAGCGTCCTTCGTCCGGTGTGTTGGGCGCACCCTCATACATGATCTGGGTCGCAGCATTCTGCATGGGGCCGTAAACGATGTAGCTGTGCCCGGTAATCCAACCCACGTCGGCCGTGCACCAGAAAACGTCGTCCGGCTTGAGGTCGAAAATGTATTTCGTGGTCAGGTAGGTATAGAGCATGTAACCGGCCGTGGTATGGATAATACCCTTCGGCTTACCTGTCGTGCCACTGGTATAGAGCAGGAAGAGCATGTCTTCCGCATCCATTTCCTCACAGGGGCAATCAATCGGCTGATCCTGCACCAGGCGGTGATACCAATGATCACGCCCCTCCTTGTAGTGGCAGGGAAACGGATCGCCGTGGGCACGCTTGACCACGACCACGTTGCTCACGCTGTCCACGCCCTCCAGGGCTTCGTCGACGGTGTTTTTCAGTGAGAGTACCCGCTCGCGGCGCCATCCGCCGTCGGCCGTAATCACGCAAGTTGCTCCGCAGTCATTGATCCGGTCACGGATCGATTCCGCCGAGAAGC
This region includes:
- the ilvE gene encoding branched-chain-amino-acid transaminase; its protein translation is MKIFMNDKLVDQAEAKVSVFDHGLLYGDGIFEGIRLYDSCVFKLEEHLERLEYSAKAIMLELPWSRQEISDAVCETCRANGLKDGYIRLVVTRGEGSLGLSIKNCDKPQLIIIADKIQLYPQEFYEKGLEIITVPTRRINPAALPPTVKSLNYLNNILAKIEAQHLGYHEAIMLNDQGHVAECTGDNVFVIHKGELITPSASAGALKGITRDTALGISEDLGVPWREANLTRYDIWVAEELFLTGTAAEIIPIVKVDARPIGDGKPGPITAKFLERFRELVSREGTML
- the acs gene encoding acetate--CoA ligase, with amino-acid sequence MPQESSSMESVSHENRKFEPHPDFAKDAYIGSPEAYRELYEKSIADPEAFWAEAAEELDWFKKWDKVLDESEAPFFKWFPGAKTNLCYNCVDRHLKGPNRNKAALIWEGEPGDTRVLTYQDVHREVCKFANGLKQIGVKKGDRVAIYLPMIPELTLAVLACARIGAVHTVIFAGFSAESIRDRINDCGATCVITADGGWRRERVLSLKNTVDEALEGVDSVSNVVVVKRAHGDPFPCHYKEGRDHWYHRLVQDQPIDCPCEEMDAEDMLFLLYTSGTTGKPKGIIHTTAGYMLYTYLTTKYIFDLKPDDVFWCTADVGWITGHSYIVYGPMQNAATQIMYEGAPNTPDEGRFWEIVEKYRATIFYTAPTAIRAFMKWGDKWLEKHDLSSLRLLGTVGEPINPEAWIWYHKQVGAERCPIVDTWWQTETGGHMLTPIPGATATKPGCATVPFFGIEPAILTDEGEEVDAGILAIKKPWPGILRGIYGDPERFKDTYWCKWDGKYYFPGDGARRDKDGYIWILGRVDDVVNVSGHRIGTAELESVFVEHKDVAESAVVGVPHEIKGQGLIAFVTVIQGREHDDHLRKELVEMIDKSIGKFARPERILFSSDLPKTRSGKIMRRLLRDIAEGKELGNTTTLADPSVVEELQRQYEEA